In the genome of Nitrosopumilus sp., one region contains:
- a CDS encoding DEAD/DEAH box helicase family protein, with amino-acid sequence MVEKNFEDDIVESLEKSGYEVRLSGNYDSKTGLDKDVLFRFLNNTQPDEMAEILHDFGEDTKVKIIDTTVTQINQRGLIDVIRNGIKINDKKLVFSFRKPQSQKNKKAYELYQKNIFTIIRQLRFSQITTESVDLAIFLNGFPIATAELKDQFSKQTMEVAEKQYMKRNTDERIFQFKNGAIVHFAIDYDNISMTTKLKNQDTVFRPFNKPNIEDKKSYPTSYLWKEIWDKDNLLNIIQNFVHLQIVYDPDDPSKIKDEFLIFPRYHQWDAVNKIILDTKEKGSGNRYLVEHSTGSGKSFSIAWLAYALHSVRDYDGNSIFDGVVVISDRKIIVDQLRDEIKQFEDTDGLVPEIKDSNELGTELEHSSKILVSTQQKFFDVKDRIEKLGGKHYAVIVDEAQSSQGGDASQKVMDALVDLDEFGKKIATAKQNISYFAFSGTPKDKTLAIFGTELSDGTKVPFHKYTMKQAIDEGYILDVLKNYTTIKRIFDVIQKGSEKQVDTKKAFRQIMQLVNEDPKNISKKSYFIIEHFKNYTMNQIGEKAKAMLVTEKRKQAVQYKLALDDYIAHLGLPIKTLVAFSGTVTIDGVDYTENSLNNPKREKEFDIAKQFGKEEYRILIVADKFRVGFNQPNLHTMYVDKTLRNVNAVQTLSRLNRTKKGKDAVCVVDFVNSAEEIKEAYSKYYVGVILSDEIDSKLLYKLYQQVMDYGVILDDDIESYWDLIHPSSGIPAINEELVGATADAVHRFLELDEETRGKFKQFLVKFVENYAYLVQVNDYETENLEKLHRFGRKLLTRLPDPGKIIPLPLKDDVAVRYIDLKETFHGSIPLEDKPGILGKPITVGTQKRPNIIGSLSEVILKINEKYSNTVRTVAETACIEKFVRTLVLDNHIISEFKKSGNTRQAILQFGNYRSSFDIKLDEMESYNPELFVSIKNDLDWKEQIVQESSKIIDEQIKARGEIELPSITNDIAENKDSYRKALESCKDYLWFEEKHLAADKVEFLEEIMKGCIVTEIRILGSAIFNDKINEEFYTKIKELRDKLDALKIKLEVKIAITKSLHKKFHDRYAIGSNNLWTVPPISAVLEGSSATFNQHVAGSSTYEQDSKAYDEWWNDSDAIDVFTDWEKIKPVAESFSKFGGKPQKYNCVECGKEFTRNFKLSNPLCDEHFKPGGRK; translated from the coding sequence ATGGTAGAAAAAAACTTTGAAGATGATATTGTAGAAAGTCTGGAAAAATCAGGTTATGAAGTTAGACTATCTGGTAATTATGACAGCAAAACAGGATTAGACAAAGATGTTCTATTTCGATTCCTAAATAATACACAACCTGATGAGATGGCAGAAATTCTACATGATTTTGGAGAAGACACCAAAGTAAAAATCATAGATACTACAGTCACTCAAATTAATCAAAGAGGGTTAATTGATGTAATTAGAAATGGAATTAAAATAAATGATAAAAAATTAGTATTTTCTTTTAGAAAACCACAATCTCAAAAAAATAAAAAAGCATACGAGTTGTATCAAAAAAACATTTTTACAATAATCAGACAACTACGATTCAGTCAAATTACAACTGAATCAGTTGATCTAGCAATATTTCTAAATGGATTTCCAATTGCTACAGCTGAACTCAAAGATCAATTCTCAAAACAAACAATGGAAGTTGCAGAAAAACAATACATGAAAAGAAATACTGATGAGAGAATATTTCAATTCAAAAATGGAGCAATTGTTCATTTTGCAATAGATTATGACAATATCTCCATGACAACAAAGCTAAAAAACCAAGATACTGTATTTCGTCCATTTAACAAGCCAAACATTGAAGATAAAAAATCATATCCAACATCATATCTCTGGAAAGAAATCTGGGATAAAGATAACCTTCTAAACATAATTCAGAACTTTGTACATCTTCAAATAGTATATGATCCTGATGATCCAAGTAAAATAAAAGATGAATTTTTAATTTTTCCAAGATACCATCAATGGGATGCAGTAAACAAAATTATTCTAGACACAAAAGAGAAAGGCTCTGGAAATAGATACCTTGTAGAGCACTCTACTGGAAGTGGTAAGAGTTTCTCTATTGCTTGGCTTGCATATGCATTACACTCAGTACGAGACTATGATGGCAATTCAATCTTTGATGGAGTAGTTGTAATTTCAGATAGAAAAATAATTGTGGATCAACTTCGTGATGAAATCAAACAGTTTGAAGATACTGATGGACTAGTACCTGAAATCAAAGATTCAAACGAATTAGGCACAGAATTGGAGCATTCAAGCAAGATTCTAGTTAGTACACAACAGAAATTCTTTGATGTCAAAGACAGAATTGAGAAGCTAGGTGGGAAACACTACGCAGTAATTGTTGATGAAGCTCAAAGCTCTCAAGGTGGAGATGCATCACAAAAAGTAATGGATGCATTAGTTGACTTGGATGAGTTTGGCAAAAAAATTGCTACTGCAAAGCAAAACATTAGTTATTTTGCATTCAGTGGAACCCCTAAAGACAAAACCTTGGCAATATTTGGAACAGAATTATCAGATGGTACAAAGGTTCCTTTCCATAAATATACAATGAAACAAGCTATTGATGAAGGATACATTCTAGATGTACTCAAAAACTATACTACAATTAAAAGAATTTTTGATGTAATCCAAAAGGGTAGTGAAAAACAAGTTGACACTAAAAAAGCATTTAGGCAAATAATGCAGTTAGTCAATGAGGATCCAAAAAATATCTCAAAAAAATCTTATTTCATTATTGAGCATTTTAAAAATTACACAATGAATCAGATTGGTGAAAAAGCAAAAGCAATGTTGGTAACTGAAAAGCGAAAGCAGGCAGTACAATACAAACTAGCACTAGATGATTATATTGCACATCTAGGATTACCAATTAAAACACTAGTTGCATTCTCAGGAACTGTGACTATAGATGGAGTTGATTACACTGAAAATTCACTTAACAATCCAAAAAGAGAAAAAGAGTTTGATATTGCTAAACAGTTTGGAAAAGAAGAATACAGAATTTTGATTGTAGCTGACAAGTTCCGAGTAGGATTTAATCAACCAAACTTGCATACAATGTATGTTGATAAAACACTACGTAACGTAAATGCAGTACAAACACTATCTAGACTAAACAGAACCAAAAAAGGAAAAGATGCTGTATGTGTAGTTGATTTTGTAAACTCTGCTGAAGAAATCAAGGAAGCATATTCAAAATATTATGTTGGAGTAATTCTATCTGACGAAATTGATTCAAAATTACTATACAAATTATACCAACAAGTGATGGACTATGGAGTAATTTTAGATGATGATATAGAATCCTACTGGGATCTGATTCATCCATCATCTGGAATTCCTGCAATAAATGAAGAACTAGTTGGGGCCACAGCAGATGCCGTTCATAGATTCCTAGAATTAGATGAGGAGACCAGAGGTAAATTCAAGCAATTTTTAGTAAAATTTGTTGAAAATTACGCCTATCTGGTACAGGTAAATGACTATGAGACTGAAAATCTAGAAAAACTGCATAGATTTGGCAGAAAACTTCTCACAAGACTACCTGATCCAGGAAAAATCATCCCACTACCTCTCAAAGATGATGTTGCAGTAAGGTATATCGATCTTAAAGAGACATTTCATGGTTCCATTCCCCTAGAAGACAAGCCAGGAATTTTAGGAAAACCAATAACTGTTGGGACTCAAAAAAGACCAAACATTATTGGTTCATTATCTGAAGTAATTTTAAAAATAAATGAAAAATATTCAAACACTGTACGAACTGTTGCAGAAACTGCATGCATTGAGAAATTTGTAAGGACTTTGGTATTAGACAATCACATAATTTCTGAATTTAAAAAATCAGGAAACACTAGACAAGCCATTTTACAGTTTGGAAATTATCGTTCATCATTTGATATTAAACTCGATGAGATGGAATCATACAATCCTGAATTGTTTGTATCAATCAAAAACGATCTTGATTGGAAAGAACAGATAGTACAAGAATCTTCAAAAATAATTGATGAACAGATCAAAGCAAGGGGTGAAATTGAACTCCCAAGCATTACAAATGATATTGCAGAAAACAAAGACTCTTACAGAAAAGCATTAGAATCTTGTAAAGACTATTTGTGGTTTGAGGAAAAACATCTTGCAGCTGATAAAGTAGAATTTTTAGAAGAAATTATGAAGGGGTGTATAGTTACTGAGATTAGAATTTTAGGCTCTGCAATTTTTAATGATAAGATAAATGAAGAATTTTATACTAAAATCAAAGAATTACGAGACAAACTAGATGCATTAAAAATTAAACTAGAAGTAAAAATTGCAATTACAAAAAGTTTACACAAAAAATTTCATGACCGCTATGCTATTGGATCAAATAATCTATGGACTGTACCACCAATAAGTGCAGTATTAGAGGGAAGTTCTGCTACTTTTAATCAACATGTTGCAGGAAGTTCTACCTATGAGCAGGATTCAAAGGCATATGATGAGTGGTGGAATGATTCAGATGCAATTGATGTTTTCACAGATTGGGAAAAAATAAAACCAGTTGCAGAATCATTTTCAAAATTCGGGGGAAAACCACAAAAATACAATTGTGTTGAATGTGGAAAAGAGTTTACACGTAATTTCAAACTATCAAATCCCTTATGTGATGAGCATTTCAAACCTGGAGGAAGAAAATGA
- a CDS encoding restriction endonuclease subunit S: protein MTLQKYPKMKDSGVEWIGEIPESWNVAPLKFIGKLNSGGTPSTGNSEYWDNGTIPWISSGEVNNNSITKCIKKITKLGLIESSAKLFPKESVLIAITGEGATRGRTSILKIEATTNQSVVGIVSNQKKHYSHFIWYYLQSQYSHLRNSSHGSVQSGLNLDILRNYPISLQKILEQKQIVNFLDGKTKIIDQEISKSKKLIELIKEKRQSLINHVVTKGLDDSVPMKDSGIDWVGDIPEDWKVSKIKFVSDVTGRIGYRGYTINDIVSEGEGAITLSPSNIIDDKFNMNKKTYLTWKKYEESPEIQIFENNILLVKTGSTIGKVCMVPDYREKMTINPQLVVLKPFKITPKFLLFFMTSNKYKDQIYSSIVGGSTPTISQQEILNHYILFPPRTEQNHIISYIDKQTIQMDKLISKVESQISKLQEFRESLILSAVTGKICVTN, encoded by the coding sequence ATGACTCTCCAAAAATATCCAAAAATGAAAGATTCTGGAGTGGAATGGATAGGAGAAATTCCTGAATCCTGGAATGTAGCACCATTGAAGTTTATAGGAAAATTAAATTCGGGAGGAACTCCCTCTACAGGTAATTCTGAATACTGGGATAACGGAACAATCCCATGGATTTCTTCAGGTGAAGTAAATAACAATAGTATTACAAAATGTATAAAGAAAATAACAAAGTTGGGATTAATTGAAAGTTCAGCAAAATTATTTCCCAAAGAGAGTGTTTTAATTGCAATTACTGGAGAAGGGGCTACTAGAGGACGAACTTCTATATTGAAAATTGAAGCCACTACAAATCAGTCTGTAGTAGGAATTGTATCCAATCAAAAAAAACATTATAGTCATTTTATTTGGTATTATCTTCAAAGTCAATATTCACATTTAAGAAATAGTAGCCATGGTAGTGTACAATCAGGTCTAAATTTAGATATTTTAAGGAATTATCCTATTTCTTTACAAAAAATATTGGAACAAAAACAAATCGTTAATTTTCTTGATGGAAAAACAAAAATAATTGATCAGGAAATCTCTAAAAGTAAAAAATTAATTGAATTAATCAAAGAAAAAAGACAATCTCTTATCAACCATGTGGTTACTAAAGGGCTTGATGATTCAGTTCCGATGAAAGATTCTGGAATAGATTGGGTTGGAGATATTCCAGAAGATTGGAAAGTATCAAAGATCAAATTTGTATCTGATGTAACTGGTAGAATAGGGTATAGAGGTTACACAATAAATGATATTGTCTCTGAAGGAGAAGGTGCAATTACACTTAGTCCATCAAATATCATTGATGATAAATTCAACATGAATAAAAAAACCTACTTGACTTGGAAGAAATATGAAGAATCTCCTGAAATTCAGATTTTTGAGAATAATATTTTACTAGTTAAGACTGGTTCTACTATCGGAAAGGTGTGTATGGTACCAGATTACAGAGAAAAAATGACCATCAACCCCCAATTGGTTGTATTAAAACCATTTAAAATTACTCCAAAATTTCTATTATTTTTTATGACTTCAAATAAATACAAAGATCAAATTTATAGTTCAATAGTTGGCGGATCAACCCCTACTATATCACAACAAGAAATTTTGAATCATTATATCCTATTTCCACCTAGAACTGAACAAAATCATATTATTTCTTACATAGATAAACAAACTATTCAGATGGATAAATTAATCTCCAAAGTAGAATCACAAATCTCAAAATTACAAGAATTCAGAGAATCTTTAATCTTATCGGCTGTAACTGGAAAAATTTGTGTGACTAACTAA
- a CDS encoding site-specific integrase has protein sequence MSLKVLDKSLDDYLASLFIISHSHSTVSSYRLAITNSKKTGFREFLSEKYCIDEFELIEKVNGESLDIYKILNEFVVFLDSKGYTAKSITSRMPAVKGYLRNLGLKINSEDYKQMVRIPKIIRQREEPVTRELIVKLQRSFSPRLQTIVLVLSSSGMRLGELVQLELGDIDFSTTPTTISLRAETTKTRTERQTYLTTEATNSLKEYLKRYFGWDETSDNVQLKNIKIFGRISKIKNLKRKSNPKQPPHLHAESLLHNSLRYHLDKNSEINSNNKNGRKVVHFHAFRKYFRTTVGNVCGRDFAEELMGHGFYMDTYYQLSDEKRKEMYLQAEPHLTISDFKQVDKNLKTLSIKYAELEAKFNEFKLQSRDNSLQVPEFLK, from the coding sequence ATGTCTCTTAAAGTTTTAGATAAATCATTAGATGATTACTTGGCATCCTTGTTTATCATATCTCACAGTCATAGTACTGTAAGCTCGTATCGTTTAGCAATTACAAACAGTAAGAAAACTGGATTTAGAGAATTTTTGTCAGAAAAATACTGTATTGATGAATTTGAGTTAATTGAAAAAGTAAACGGTGAATCACTTGATATTTACAAAATTCTAAATGAGTTTGTTGTCTTTTTAGATTCTAAAGGATACACTGCAAAATCAATTACAAGTAGAATGCCTGCAGTTAAAGGCTACCTTAGAAACTTGGGATTAAAAATCAATTCTGAGGATTACAAGCAAATGGTTCGTATCCCTAAAATAATTCGACAAAGAGAAGAACCAGTAACTAGAGAATTAATTGTAAAATTACAACGGAGTTTCTCACCTAGGTTACAAACAATTGTTCTAGTTCTTTCATCTAGTGGAATGAGACTAGGTGAACTAGTTCAATTGGAATTAGGTGATATTGATTTTTCAACTACTCCTACAACTATTTCACTAAGAGCAGAAACTACAAAAACTAGAACTGAACGACAAACATACCTTACTACTGAGGCCACAAATTCACTAAAAGAATATCTAAAACGATATTTTGGATGGGATGAAACTAGCGATAATGTTCAACTAAAAAACATCAAAATTTTTGGGAGAATATCAAAGATAAAAAATCTAAAACGTAAATCAAATCCTAAACAACCTCCTCATCTACATGCAGAAAGTTTACTACACAATAGCCTCAGATATCACCTTGACAAAAATTCTGAAATCAACTCAAATAACAAGAATGGTAGAAAGGTAGTACATTTTCATGCATTTAGAAAATATTTTCGTACTACAGTAGGAAATGTCTGTGGAAGAGATTTTGCAGAAGAACTAATGGGTCATGGTTTCTACATGGATACTTACTATCAACTATCTGATGAAAAAAGAAAAGAGATGTACTTGCAAGCAGAACCACATCTTACAATCTCTGACTTCAAACAAGTAGATAAGAATCTCAAAACATTATCCATAAAATATGCAGAATTAGAAGCAAAGTTCAACGAGTTTAAACTACAATCAAGAGATAACAGTCTTCAAGTTCCAGAGTTTTTGAAATGA
- a CDS encoding lysylphosphatidylglycerol synthase transmembrane domain-containing protein: MNWRLVAIPVTLIPIFIIAIQFDIQIEDVLAIGIFPFAGAIIAMMIKLGLQGIKFAYITRKYLGNFDSFFKLVGVRVGSEFIKFTTPMFVGAEFVVIYYLHKKGAKPAKSAWIAIMDIVTEVFAAGLLSIMAGIIALLNGAYVVAAVILATSIVITSLWMVMFFLSSKHTFQVPKVLENLAKRFGKEKGAKAIDKTNIWMEEVCTMSRENLKTSESKKIFGISFLFSLASWSFYGISFMIIAMGTGFVINAFDSIMAVMGANAIGNLPITIGGSGLAEFGIVAYINNLDPFAFEISEGVVAWDAVIGWRIATYYVPIAVTWLLLVKLALSKIPKSQS, translated from the coding sequence ATGAACTGGAGACTAGTGGCTATCCCTGTCACATTAATTCCGATTTTCATCATTGCCATCCAATTTGATATTCAAATTGAAGATGTTTTGGCCATTGGAATATTTCCATTTGCTGGAGCAATTATAGCCATGATGATAAAATTAGGTCTTCAAGGAATAAAATTTGCATACATCACACGAAAATATCTTGGAAATTTTGATTCATTTTTTAAATTAGTTGGAGTTAGAGTTGGAAGTGAATTTATCAAATTTACAACTCCAATGTTTGTTGGGGCAGAATTTGTTGTAATTTATTATTTACACAAAAAAGGTGCGAAACCTGCAAAATCAGCATGGATTGCAATCATGGATATTGTCACTGAAGTATTTGCAGCAGGTTTGCTATCTATAATGGCAGGAATCATTGCTTTACTCAATGGTGCATACGTTGTAGCAGCTGTGATTCTAGCAACTAGTATTGTAATTACATCTTTGTGGATGGTTATGTTCTTCCTTTCTTCAAAACATACATTCCAAGTTCCTAAAGTATTAGAAAATCTTGCAAAAAGATTTGGAAAGGAAAAAGGTGCCAAAGCCATAGATAAAACAAACATTTGGATGGAAGAAGTATGTACTATGAGTAGAGAAAATCTAAAAACTTCTGAATCTAAAAAAATATTCGGTATTTCATTTCTATTTTCTTTAGCATCTTGGTCATTTTATGGAATTTCATTTATGATTATTGCAATGGGAACTGGATTTGTAATTAATGCATTTGATTCAATTATGGCAGTAATGGGTGCAAACGCAATTGGCAACTTACCAATCACCATAGGCGGATCAGGTCTTGCAGAATTTGGAATTGTTGCATATATCAATAACTTAGATCCTTTTGCATTTGAGATTTCAGAAGGAGTTGTGGCTTGGGATGCAGTTATTGGATGGAGAATAGCTACATACTATGTCCCAATAGCAGTTACATGGCTATTATTAGTAAAATTAGCCTTGAGTAAAATACCCAAATCTCAGTCTTGA
- a CDS encoding ATP/GTP-binding protein — MKTIFVSGTAGSGKSLLSSKLLEYYTKNGAFAAVMNLDPGVENLAYTCDIDVRDYVDYVSIMQQYDLGPNGAMVMANDLIASKIDDIQNDIDKVNPDYLIVDTPGQIELFAYRSSGRFIIENITSDEKTSIFLFDGALINTPVNFVSIALLATSIRLRLNLPTINVLTKSDLISDKLKEILQWSTNLKSLESAIAKDTDGDTYALTTNILRGLNLGGFAQGLIPISNVTGDGFVNLEGAMSRILNLGEEVED; from the coding sequence TTGAAAACAATTTTCGTTTCAGGTACTGCAGGTTCTGGAAAATCATTACTATCGTCAAAGCTTTTAGAGTATTATACAAAAAATGGAGCCTTTGCTGCTGTGATGAATTTAGATCCAGGAGTTGAGAATTTAGCATATACTTGTGATATTGATGTTAGAGATTATGTTGATTATGTATCAATTATGCAACAATATGATTTAGGTCCAAACGGAGCAATGGTAATGGCAAATGATTTGATTGCATCAAAGATTGATGATATCCAAAATGACATAGATAAAGTAAATCCAGATTACCTTATAGTTGATACACCTGGTCAAATCGAATTATTTGCATATCGATCTAGCGGCCGATTCATTATAGAAAATATTACATCTGATGAAAAAACAAGTATTTTTCTTTTTGATGGAGCACTAATTAATACTCCAGTAAATTTTGTTTCAATTGCATTACTTGCAACATCAATTAGATTGAGATTAAATTTGCCTACGATTAATGTTCTAACTAAATCAGATCTTATTAGTGATAAATTAAAAGAGATTTTGCAATGGTCTACAAATCTGAAGAGTTTAGAAAGTGCAATAGCCAAAGATACAGATGGTGATACGTATGCCTTAACTACAAATATTTTAAGAGGACTAAATTTGGGAGGATTTGCGCAGGGATTAATTCCAATTTCTAATGTAACTGGAGATGGTTTTGTAAATCTAGAGGGAGCTATGAGCAGAATTCTTAATTTGGGTGAAGAGGTAGAGGATTAG
- a CDS encoding homoserine kinase, giving the protein MVSKVTIKAPSSTANLGPGFDVFGLAIDAFYDTITLRKIKNGIKIVTDDNIPTDPEKNTAGLVVKNMKNKFKIKDGVEIKIKKGIPAGFGMGSSAASAAATAVAFDKLFGLKLDGNSLVEFAGSGEKASAGTVHYDNVAASVLGGFVIVKTNPLNVIRIEPPTNLRMCVAVPTINVPKKKTKVSRGVIPKKVKLVDSILNLSNASTIVAGFMKKDPELIGNSIKDIIVEPARQHMIPGFSKVKENAIKAGALGVTISGAGPSVIAFSKNSANLKKISLAMSKGFESANTKCQTIICKPSKGAADKRK; this is encoded by the coding sequence ATGGTTAGCAAAGTTACGATAAAGGCGCCTTCTTCAACTGCAAATCTTGGTCCAGGTTTTGATGTATTTGGATTAGCAATAGATGCATTTTATGATACAATCACACTCAGAAAAATAAAAAATGGAATCAAAATCGTTACAGATGATAATATTCCCACAGATCCTGAAAAAAATACTGCAGGATTAGTTGTAAAGAATATGAAAAATAAATTTAAAATCAAAGACGGAGTAGAAATTAAAATCAAAAAAGGAATACCTGCAGGTTTTGGAATGGGAAGTAGTGCAGCTTCAGCTGCTGCAACTGCAGTGGCATTTGATAAGTTATTTGGACTAAAACTTGATGGGAATTCTTTGGTAGAATTTGCAGGTTCTGGAGAAAAAGCTAGTGCAGGAACAGTTCACTATGATAATGTAGCAGCTTCTGTTTTAGGTGGTTTTGTGATTGTTAAAACAAATCCTTTGAATGTAATTAGAATTGAACCTCCAACTAATCTTAGAATGTGTGTTGCAGTTCCAACAATTAATGTTCCAAAGAAAAAGACCAAGGTATCAAGAGGAGTAATTCCAAAAAAAGTCAAATTAGTAGATAGTATTTTGAACTTATCAAATGCTTCAACAATTGTAGCAGGGTTTATGAAAAAAGATCCTGAATTGATTGGAAATTCAATTAAAGATATCATAGTAGAACCTGCTAGACAACATATGATCCCAGGCTTTTCCAAAGTCAAGGAAAATGCTATAAAAGCTGGTGCATTAGGAGTGACCATTAGTGGGGCAGGACCTTCAGTTATTGCATTCTCAAAAAATTCAGCAAATCTAAAAAAAATTAGTTTAGCAATGTCTAAGGGATTTGAATCTGCAAACACAAAATGTCAAACTATAATTTGTAAACCTAGTAAGGGTGCAGCAGATAAAAGAAAATAG
- a CDS encoding 7-cyano-7-deazaguanine synthase: MKKAVIVFSGGVDSVCAVSYLKSKYELYGITFSYGQKANSEITAAKSFAKKLGLKQHKIIDIGFMKELYGNSNVLTSSKRKIPSEFEYSIVVPIRNAVFLSIASAWAFTLNASLVAYGAHMGDKHYPDCRPSFAKKLEAAFNEGEIDGIKSKLRKNIEIWSPYKMKLSKSDLLKSGIKVLGDSIFKTWSCYSNKKYHCGVCESCNNRKIAFEKSGIIDKTKYLK; the protein is encoded by the coding sequence ATGAAAAAAGCAGTTATTGTGTTTAGTGGAGGGGTTGATTCTGTATGTGCAGTTTCATATTTGAAATCAAAGTATGAATTGTATGGAATAACATTTTCCTATGGACAAAAAGCAAATAGTGAGATTACAGCTGCAAAATCCTTTGCAAAGAAACTGGGGTTAAAACAACATAAGATTATTGACATTGGTTTTATGAAAGAATTGTATGGGAATTCTAATGTTTTAACAAGTTCAAAGAGAAAAATACCAAGTGAATTTGAATATTCAATTGTTGTACCAATTAGAAATGCAGTATTTCTATCGATTGCTTCAGCATGGGCCTTTACACTTAATGCATCTTTAGTAGCATATGGTGCTCATATGGGAGACAAACATTATCCAGATTGTAGACCAAGTTTTGCAAAAAAACTAGAAGCTGCCTTTAATGAAGGTGAAATTGATGGAATTAAATCAAAACTTAGAAAAAATATTGAAATTTGGTCACCATATAAAATGAAATTATCAAAAAGTGATTTATTAAAATCTGGAATCAAAGTTTTAGGTGATTCAATATTCAAAACATGGAGTTGTTACTCAAATAAAAAATATCATTGTGGTGTTTGTGAATCATGCAATAATAGAAAAATTGCTTTTGAAAAATCAGGAATTATAGATAAAACAAAATATCTAAAATAA
- the folE gene encoding GTP cyclohydrolase I FolE, whose product MDQERVKKLVRELIIEVGEDPTREGLRETPERIANMYKEIFGGYDSDSELSVQFSEDSDVVIARDIQFYSMCEHHMLPFFGKIHIAYSPNGRVFGISKLVRLVEKYSKRLQIQERLTKNIADELHSQGVKGVVVLADAEHLCMKMRGVKNDAKLSSSAFRGIYENKEEKAGIMSLIRQRGSNLSL is encoded by the coding sequence ATGGACCAAGAACGTGTAAAAAAACTTGTTAGAGAATTAATTATTGAAGTTGGAGAAGATCCTACTCGAGAGGGTTTACGAGAAACTCCTGAAAGAATTGCAAATATGTACAAAGAAATCTTTGGAGGATACGACTCTGATTCAGAATTATCAGTACAATTTTCAGAAGATTCTGATGTAGTAATCGCTAGAGATATTCAATTTTATTCAATGTGTGAACATCATATGTTACCATTTTTCGGTAAAATTCACATTGCTTACTCTCCAAACGGTAGAGTTTTCGGTATTTCAAAACTTGTAAGATTGGTTGAAAAATATTCAAAAAGACTTCAAATTCAAGAACGCTTAACCAAAAACATTGCTGATGAACTTCATTCTCAAGGGGTAAAAGGAGTTGTTGTTTTAGCAGATGCTGAACATCTTTGTATGAAAATGCGTGGTGTCAAAAATGATGCAAAACTATCTTCTTCAGCTTTTAGGGGAATTTATGAGAATAAAGAAGAAAAAGCAGGAATAATGTCATTAATTAGACAGCGTGGCTCAAATCTCTCTTTATAG
- a CDS encoding 7-carboxy-7-deazaguanine synthase QueE, with protein sequence MKVRLFEIFTSVEGEGILYGTKTLFVRLAGCPFTCFYCDTKESLPLDSGTEYSIDDAKQLIDSNLKNQTYKVNFTGGDPLIQHEAVALLAKHIQEKKIPTYLESSCFDIDRFNHVLPFIDIVKIEFKTKDSDFVDSKHYEKLISHTMKCLESSIKSKKTTYIKIVVSSKTQSNEFANLVNEIFSIVSKDDIDGFIIQPTYGISEPSLELLLELYDLVYPHYIDVKVVPQLHKFIGAP encoded by the coding sequence TTGAAAGTCAGATTATTTGAAATATTCACATCAGTAGAAGGCGAAGGAATTCTCTATGGAACTAAGACATTGTTTGTAAGATTAGCAGGATGTCCATTCACATGTTTTTATTGTGATACAAAAGAATCTCTTCCACTTGATTCTGGAACAGAATATTCAATTGATGATGCAAAACAACTAATTGATTCTAATTTAAAAAATCAAACTTACAAAGTAAATTTTACAGGAGGAGATCCCCTTATTCAACATGAAGCAGTTGCATTATTAGCAAAACATATTCAAGAAAAGAAAATTCCTACATATCTTGAATCCTCATGTTTTGATATTGATAGATTTAATCATGTTTTACCTTTTATTGATATTGTCAAGATAGAATTTAAAACAAAAGATTCAGATTTTGTTGATTCAAAACACTATGAAAAATTAATCAGTCATACAATGAAATGTTTAGAATCATCTATAAAATCAAAGAAAACAACATACATCAAAATTGTAGTAAGTTCAAAAACACAATCTAATGAATTTGCAAATTTAGTAAATGAAATTTTTAGTATTGTATCTAAAGATGATATTGACGGATTTATCATCCAACCGACATATGGAATTTCTGAACCTTCATTAGAACTGTTATTGGAATTATATGATTTAGTTTATCCTCATTACATTGACGTTAAGGTTGTACCTCAATTACACAAATTCATAGGAGCTCCATAA